A window of Acidobacteriota bacterium genomic DNA:
GGTCATTGGACTCGACGGCGCTTCCTTCGATGTGCTCGATCCGCTGATTGAGAAGGGCTACCTCCCTCACATCGCGAGCCTGATCGCGCGGGGCTCGCGCTCGGATCTCGAAACTACCTTTCCGCCTATCACCGCAGTCGCGTGGTCCTCCTTCATGACCGGCAAGAATCCCGGCAAGCACGGCATCTTCGAGTTCGTAAGGCGCGAGCATCACTCGAAGCGCGAGCTCGCCGTTAACGCGTCGTTTCGTCAGGGCCGCGCTATCTGGGATTTGCTGGGCGATGCCGGCAAACGAGTCATCGTTCACAATTTTCCTTGCACCTATCCACCGCATGAAATCAACGGCCTGATGATTGCCGATTTCATGACGCCGCGCGGCCGGAAAGACTTCACCTATCCCGCATCACTGCTCACTGAAATCGAAGCGGCGTTCGGACCCTATAGGCTGCATCTGTCTCAGACTTACGCAGAGGGCAATGTCGACGCGGTGCTCGACGAGCTGTTTGACGAGATCGAGTACAAAGCAAGGGTAGCCACGTACTTGATGACCTGCTACGACTGGGATGGCTTCTTTCAATATTTTTGGGGGACCGATCGCATTCAACACGAGCTCTGGCACATAATCGATGAGGCTCATCCGAGGCACAACAAGGCAGAGGCCGCCGCCTACCGCGATCGGGTGTATGAGTATTTCAGGCGAGTTGATGAGATTGTCGGGCGTTTGATCGAGCTGGCCGGCGACGACCCGCTGGTTTTGATCGCGTCCGATCACGGGTTCGGTCCCGTGCACAAATATTGCTCGCTCAACATCTGGTTGCTTCAGCAAGGTTTTCTAAAACTAAAGCGCGATGCCCTGACTCGCGTAAAGCATCTGATGTTCTCGCTCGGGCTGACCCCTGAGTGGGCGTTTACAATGACAAGGAAGATTCCCGGCGCACTCCGGCCTGCGCGCGGCGTGAGCTCGAAGCCGGGCGCTTCGACGCTTATAAACAGACTCTTCTTGTCTTTCAACGATGTGGACTGGAGCCGCTCGGTAGCTTTTTCAAAAGGCAACTACGGCCAGATATATGTGAACCTGAAAGGGCGCGAGCCG
This region includes:
- a CDS encoding alkaline phosphatase family protein, which encodes MSNKLLVIGLDGASFDVLDPLIEKGYLPHIASLIARGSRSDLETTFPPITAVAWSSFMTGKNPGKHGIFEFVRREHHSKRELAVNASFRQGRAIWDLLGDAGKRVIVHNFPCTYPPHEINGLMIADFMTPRGRKDFTYPASLLTEIEAAFGPYRLHLSQTYAEGNVDAVLDELFDEIEYKARVATYLMTCYDWDGFFQYFWGTDRIQHELWHIIDEAHPRHNKAEAAAYRDRVYEYFRRVDEIVGRLIELAGDDPLVLIASDHGFGPVHKYCSLNIWLLQQGFLKLKRDALTRVKHLMFSLGLTPEWAFTMTRKIPGALRPARGVSSKPGASTLINRLFLSFNDVDWSRSVAFSKGNYGQIYVNLKGREPDGVVAEEDYESVREAIIGRLRALEDPLTGEGWVGQVWNREEIYNGPLVGDAPDIAFLPADMRHLPLGNADFTSNKFMVDAFGISGCHRMNGVMIARGQAIRPGFCFDAASIYDIAPTLLYLMDQNVPDDMDGRVLREAISEEHLNANPVRLSAQGASERQPGEMEFSPEENAEVIERLKQLGYIG